The Phragmites australis chromosome 15, lpPhrAust1.1, whole genome shotgun sequence genome window below encodes:
- the LOC133892296 gene encoding mitogen-activated protein kinase kinase kinase 5-like: MSTQINGTRETNDHLTKRQKRKKRHPKWRRSSPSSSSSSPSSLLLSASNVINPTHTARVSSPSSSPSVTMPSWWKRSKSAFHRSVVAPSSTPASPARASTSRAQPGRGGRVEYRDLLAPPRLTRQRKLRHVDDIDVGLGDLGLDVASSSPPPHKGRVSASEAVGPPRSTPISRSASSREAVAPPPRSASSPVLHPLPLPSPRPADLETQEPPGVADGWGEKTTPAPSLHAPRVTSQIVQKFPEHNELYPNGTKRATSGHHRNAFREKFQDKSSAETMNFRLNIPAKSAPSSAFSSPQCSPRRLSNADFSSTVPSTQGPHAWSAPSIRSMDFMGASSPRTSPEKYIGGPERSPCYSALRSPILMPRNTSAPPSPMHSKLFPENHISRTEGNGSINFHPLPLPPGALSPMQTTFSNQPAPKVEMPSVAGQWQKGKLLGSGTFGCVYEATNRHTGALCAMKEVNIIPDDAKSAESLKQLEQEIKFLSQFKHKNIVQYYGSDIIEDRFYIYLEYIHPGSINKYVKQHYGAMTESVVRNFTRHILRGLAFLHGQKIMHRDIKGANLLVDVHGVVKLADFGMAKHLGTAAPNLSLKGTPYWMAPEMVQATLMKDVGYDLAVDIWSLGCTIIEMFDGKPPWSDLEGPAAMFKVLHKDPPIPENLSHEGKDFLRCCFKRNPGERPTANELLDHPFIRNSNHYNKHGSIHSFAGIKVNENGHSSRDKPSSKSDPCSKGRNTTGEPSNSRPSEASTLLLTPLTIQAVTPNFSPRPLGLAPNYGSTANFGNTIYFPSANPQPSPLPRPNGKEVLF, encoded by the exons ATGTCAACCCAGATTAACGGAACCCGCGAAACCAACGACCACCTCACAAAAcgacaaaaaagaaagaaaaggcacCCCAAATGGAGgaggtcgtcgccgtcgtcgtcgtcgtcgtcgccgtcctcgCTGCTCCTCTCCGCGTCGAATGTCATTAACCCTACGCATACGGCTAGGgtttcctccccctcctcctcgccctccgTGACGATGCCGTCGTGGTGGAAGCGCTCCAAGTCCGCCTTCCACCGCTCCGTCGTCGCCCCATCCTCTACCCCGGCGTCCCCCGCGCGGGCGTCCACCTCGCGCGCCCAGCCCGGACGCGGGGGCCGAGTAGAGTATCGGGACCTCCTCGCGCCGCCGCGGCTCACGCGGCAGCGGAAGCTGCGCCACGTCGacgacatcgatgtcgggctcGGCGACCTCGGCCTCGACGTCGCGTCGTCCTCGCCCCCGCCGCACAAGGGCCGCGTCTCCGCGTCCGAGGCTGTGGGGCCCCCGAGGTCCACCCCGATCTCGAGGTCCGCGAGCTCCAGGGAGGCCGTAGCCCCGCCGCCGAGGTCGGCGTCGTCGCCCGTGCTGCacccgctgccgctgccgtcgcccagaccggcggacttGGAGACGCAGGAGCCGCCCGGGGTCGCCGACGGGTGGGGCGAGAAAACGACGCCGGCACCGTCCTTGCACGCTCCGAG GGTGACAAGCCAGATCGTGCAAAAGTTTCCTGAACATAATGAATTGTACCCAAATGGAACAAAGCGGGCTACCTCTGGTCACCACAGGAATGCATTTCGTGAAAAGTTTCAGGATAAGAGTTCAGCTGAAACAATGAACTTTCGGTTGAACATTCCTGCTAAAAGTGCTCCAAGCAGTGCCTTTTCAAGTCCTCAATGCAGTCCTCGAAGATTGAGCAATGCTGATTTCTCATCTACCGTGCCATCTACTCAAGGTCCCCACGCATGGTCGGCTCCATCTATCCGCTCTATGGATTTTATGGGAGCTTCATCCCCTCGAACTTCACCTGAAAAATATATAGGGGGTCCAGAGCGATCTCCTTGCTATAGTGCATTGAGAAGTCCTATTCTTATGCCAAGAAATACCAGTGCCCCTCCATCACCTATGCACTCTAAATTATTCCCAGAAAACCATATTTCACGCACTGAAGGGAATGGGAGTATCAATTTTCACCCATTGCCACTCCCTCCTGGTGCTCTAAGCCCAATGCAAACAACATTTAGTAACCAGCCTGCTCCAAAAGTTGAAATGCCCTCAGTGGCAGGTCAGTGGCAAAAAGGAAAACTTCTTGGTAGTGGTACATTTGGTTGTGTATACGAAGCTACCAATAG GCACACTGGAGCTCTGTGTGCAATGAAAGAGGTCAACATAATTCCCGATGATGCTAAATCTGCTGAGTCCTTGAAGCAATTAGAGCAG GAAATAAAGTTCCTAAGCCAATTCAAGCATAAAAACATAGTGCAGTATTATGGCAGTGACATT ATTGAAGATCGCTTCTACATTTACCTGGAATACATCCATCCAGGTTCAATTAATAAGTATGTTAAACAGCATTACGGAGCAATGACAGAATCAGTTGTCCGCAACTTCACACGTCATATTCTTAGGGGTCTAGCATTTTTGCATGGCCAAAAGATTATGCATAG GGATATCAAAGGAGCAAACCTGCTTGTTGATGTTCATGGTGTAGTCAAATTGGCTGATTTTGGAATGGCCAAGCAT TTAGGTACTGCAGCCCCTAATCTTTCATTGAAGGGAACACCATACTGGATGGCTCCAGAG ATGGTTCAGGCTACACTGATGAAAGATGTAGGCTATGATCTTGCTGTTGATATATGGAGTCTTGGTTGCACCATCATAGAGATGTTTGAtggaaagcctccttggagtgATCTTGAAGGG CCAGCTGCAATGTTTAAGGTTTTACATAAAGACCCACCAATCCCTGAAAATTTATCCCATGAGGGCAAAGATTTTCTGCGATGCTGTTTCAAGAGGAATCCAGGAGAGAGGCCAACAGCAAATGAGTTGTTGGACCATCCATTTATCCGCAATTCAAATCATTACAACAAACATGGTTCGATACATTCATTTGCAGGAATTAAAGTCAAT GAAAATGGACACAGTTCAAGAGACAAACCTTCCTCAAAGAGTGATCCATGCTCGAAAGGAAGAAATACCACTGG TGAACCAAGCAATTCTAGGCCTTCTGAAGCATCAACTCTTCTATTGACCCCACTAACAATCCAGGCAGTTACTCCTAATTTTTCCCCTCGGCCTTTAGGTTTAGCCCCCAATTATGGTTCAACAGCAAATTTTGGAAACACCATATATTTTCCATCGGCAAACCCTCAGCCTAGTCCATTGCCAAGGCCTAACGGCAAGGAGGTTCTGTTCTAA